The sequence ACGCCTGGGCGGCGCGCAACGTCGAGGCGCTCGGCCACGGCCGCCTGGACCTGCAGCGCGGTGACGTCGCCGGGGCGCTGCACCTGCTGCCCGGGTTCGTCGGCGCCTGCCACGTCGTCACCGCCAACCCGCCGTACATCCCCGACGACCTGGTACCGGTGGACCCCGAGGTGGCCGAGCACGACCCGCCGACCGCGCTGTACGGCGGCCCCGACGGGCTGCGCGTGCTCCGGGTCTGCGTCTCGGTGGCCGCGCGGCTGCTGCTGCCCGGGGGGCTGCTCGTCCTCGAGCACGGCGAGCCGCAGTGCGACGGCGTCGCCGAGGTCCTCGCCGGCGCCGGCGGCTGGGAGGACGTCGCGCACCACCCCGACCTCACCGGCCGCCCCCGCCTGACCAGCGCCCGGCTCGCCCGCGGCTGAGCGCGGGGGTGCGAGACTGCCCGCCGTGAGCCGGACCTTCGACTGCGCCGTCCCCCGCGACCGCGAGCGCGGGCTCGCCGCCGCCGCCGCCGCGGTGGGCCGGGGCGCCCTGGTCGTCGTCCCCACCGACACCGTCTACGGCATCGGCTGCGACGCCTTCGACCCGCTGGCGGTCGACGCGCTGCTGCAGGCCAAGGGCCGCGGCCGGGACGCGCCGCCCCCGGTGCTCGTCGGCGACGTCGCCACGCTCGACGGCCTGGCGACCGGCGTGCCGACGTACTGCCGCCAGCTCGTCGAGGCGTTCTGGCCGGGCGGCCTCACCGTCGTCGTCACCGCGCAGCCCACCCTGGCGTGGGACCTGGGGGAGACCGGCGGCACCGTGGCGCTGCGCATGCCGCTGCACCCGGTGGCGCTGGAGCTGCTCGAGCGCACCGGCCCGCTCGCGGTGTCCAGCGCCAACACCACCGGCGACCCCGCCGCGCTGTCGTCGGACCAGGCGCGCGACATGCTCGGCGGGTCGGTGGCGGTGTACCTGGACGGCGGGCCCTGCCTGGACGACCTCGCCTCGACCATCGTCGACTGCACCGGCCCGGGCCCGGTCCTGCTGCGGGCGGGCGCCGTGCCGGAGGAGCTGCTGCGCGAGGTCGTGCCGCACGGCTGGGACGGCGAGGAGGAGGACGCGGCGGCGTACGCCCACCCCTCGCCGGAGCCCGAGCCCGAGCCCGGTCCCGGGGCCGACGGTGAGGCTGCCGGGAGGGCTGACCGCGCGGCCGACGGCCGCGACCTGCCGGGCGCGCCCCCCGCCCCCGACCCGTCGGGCTCGTGAGGGCCTACCTGCTGGTGATGGCCGTCGCGGCCGTCGTCACCTTCCTCACCACCTCGCCCGTGCGCGGGGTCGCGGTGAGGCTGCGGGCGCTCAGCCCGGTGCGCGACCGGGACGTGCACTCCACCCCGGTGCCGCGCCTGGGCGGCGTGGCCATCCTCGCCGGGTTCGCCGCCGCGCTCGGGCTCGCCTCCACGGTGCCCTTCCTCGCGGGCACGTTCGGCGAGGGGCTGAGCGGCCCGGTCGGGATCCTGCTCGCGGGCCTGGTCATCACCGTCGTCGGCGTGGTCGACGACCTGGTCGGCCTCGACGCCCTCACCAAGCTCGTCGGCCAGGCGCTCGCCGGCGTCGTCATGGCCACGTTCGGGGTGCAGCTGCTCGTCGTCCCGCTCGGCCCCGGGGGCATCGCCCTGCTGTCGGGGTGGGTGCTGACCGTCCTCACGGTGCTCGTCGTCGTGGTGACCGTCAACGCGGTGAACTTCGTCGACGGGCTCGACGGACTGGCGGCGGGCATCGTGGCCATCGCCGGGACCGCGTTCTTCGCCTACTCCTACCTGCTGTCGGTGCAGGCCAGCCCGGACGACCTGTCGAGCACCGCCTCGCTGGTCACCGCGGCCATGGTCGGGGCGTGCCTGGGCTTCCTGCCCCACAACCTGCACCCCGCCCGGATCTTCATGGGGGACTCGGGCGCGCTCCTGCTCGGCCTGCTGCTCGCCGCCTCGACGATCAGCCTCACCGGCAGCGTCGACCCCGCGGTGCTCACCTTCGGCGACCTCGCCCCGGCGTTCATGCCGCTGCTGCTGCCCTTCGCCGCGCTCGTGGTCCCGGTCGCCGACGTCGCCCTGGCGGTGGTGCGTCGGACCGCCGCGGGGCGCAGCCCGTTCGCCCCGGACAAGCAGCACCT is a genomic window of Aquipuribacter hungaricus containing:
- a CDS encoding L-threonylcarbamoyladenylate synthase, giving the protein MSRTFDCAVPRDRERGLAAAAAAVGRGALVVVPTDTVYGIGCDAFDPLAVDALLQAKGRGRDAPPPVLVGDVATLDGLATGVPTYCRQLVEAFWPGGLTVVVTAQPTLAWDLGETGGTVALRMPLHPVALELLERTGPLAVSSANTTGDPAALSSDQARDMLGGSVAVYLDGGPCLDDLASTIVDCTGPGPVLLRAGAVPEELLREVVPHGWDGEEEDAAAYAHPSPEPEPEPGPGADGEAAGRADRAADGRDLPGAPPAPDPSGS
- a CDS encoding MraY family glycosyltransferase, whose translation is MRAYLLVMAVAAVVTFLTTSPVRGVAVRLRALSPVRDRDVHSTPVPRLGGVAILAGFAAALGLASTVPFLAGTFGEGLSGPVGILLAGLVITVVGVVDDLVGLDALTKLVGQALAGVVMATFGVQLLVVPLGPGGIALLSGWVLTVLTVLVVVVTVNAVNFVDGLDGLAAGIVAIAGTAFFAYSYLLSVQASPDDLSSTASLVTAAMVGACLGFLPHNLHPARIFMGDSGALLLGLLLAASTISLTGSVDPAVLTFGDLAPAFMPLLLPFAALVVPVADVALAVVRRTAAGRSPFAPDKQHLHHRMLEIGHGHRAAVGLLHAWVALLAFGVVATAFFPWQEVLVVAAAVLVVVAVLTVVPLLVRRVSRLPVTEDGGIDAPAVTTTPEEPR